A genomic window from Sorex araneus isolate mSorAra2 chromosome 2, mSorAra2.pri, whole genome shotgun sequence includes:
- the FMNL3 gene encoding formin-like protein 3 isoform X6: MWYSTLPGRRALKNSRLVSQKDDVHVCILCLRAIMNYQYGFNLVMSHPHAVNEIALSLNNKNPRTKALVLELLAAVCLVRGGHEIILAAFDNFKEVCKELHRFEKLMEYFRNEDSNIDFMVACMQFINIVVHSVEDMNFRVHLQYEFTKLGLEEFLQKSRHTESEKLQVQIQAYLDNVFDVGGLLEDAETKNVALEKVEELEEHVSQLTEKLLDLENENMMRVAELEKQLLQREKELESIKETYENTSHQVHTLRRLIKEKEEAFQRRCHLEPGARSLEAAGSEALARVGPAEQSGGLPPAELDPLAPAPPPEEALPLPPPPAPPLPPPPPPLPDKCPPAPPLPGAAPSVVLTVGLSAIRIKKPIKTKFRLPVFNWTALKPNQISGTVFSELDDERVLEDLDLDKFEELFKTKAQGPALDLICSKNKTAQKAASKVTLLEANRAKNLAITLRKAGRSAEEICRAIHTFDLQTLPVDFVECLMRFLPTEAEVKLLRQYERERQPLEELAAEDRFMLLFSKVERLTQRMAGMAFLGNFQDNLQMLTPQLNAIIAASASVKSSQKLKQMLEIILALGNYMNSSKRGAVYGFKLQSLDLLLDTKSTDRKMTLLHFIALTVKEKYPELANFWHELHFVEKAAAVSLENVLLDVKELGRGMELIRRECSIHDHSVLRSFLGTNEGKLDKLQRDAKTAEEAYNAVVRYFGESPKTTPPSVFFPVFVRFIRSYKEAEQENEARKKQEEVMREKQLAQEAKKLDAKSPSQRNKWQQQELIAELRRRQAKEHRPVYEGKDGTIEDIITVLKSVPFTARTAKRGSRFFCDAAHHDESNC; this comes from the exons AACCAAAGCCCTTGTCCTGGAGCTCCTGGCAGCCGTGTGCTTGGTGCGGGGAGGTCATGAAATCATTCTCGCCGCCTTTGACAATTTCAAAGAG GTCTGCAAGGAGCTGCATCGCTTCGAGAAGCTGATGGAGTATTTCCGGAATGAGGACAGCAACATCGACTTTATG GTGGCCTGCATGCAGTTTATCAACATTGTGGTGCACTCGGTGGAGGACATGAACTTCCGGGTCCACCTGCAGTACGAGTTTACCAAGCTGGGGTTGGAGGAGTTCCTGCAG AAGTCCCGGCACACGGAAAGCGAGAAGCTGCAAGTACAGATTCAGGCCTACCTGGACAACGTGTTTGATGTCGGGGGTTTGTTGGAGGATGCTGAGACCAAGAATGTGGCcctggagaaggtggaggagctggaggagcatGTGTCCCAA CTCACAGAGAAGCTTCTGGATCTAGAGAATGAGAATATGATGCGGGTGGCGGAACTGGAGAAACAGCTGTTGCAGCGGGAGAAGGAACTGGAGAGCATCAAG GAGACTTATGAGAACACGAGCCACCAGGTCCACACCCTGCGGCGGCTCatcaaggagaaggaggaggcctTCCAGCGCCGCTGCCACCTGGAGCCCGGTGCGCGGAGCCTGGAGGCAGCAGGCAGTGAGGCCCTGGCCCGAGTGGGCCCTGCGGAGCAGAGTGGGGGCCTTCCACCTGCCGAACTGGACCCCCTGGCTCCTGCCCCGCCTCCCGAGGAGGCCCTACCTCTGCCTCCGCCGCCAGCACCTCCCttgccccctccaccacccccactgcCAG ACAAGTGTCCTCCAGCCCCTCCGCTCCCTGGCGCGGCACCCTCTGTGGTACTGACGGTAGGCCTGTCAG CCATTCGCATCAAGAAGCCTATCAAGACCAAGTTCCGGCTGCCTGTCTTCAACTGGACAGCGCTGAAACCCAACCAGATCAGTGGCACTGTCTTCAGCGAACTCGATGATGAAAGGGTCCTGGAG GACCTGGACCTGGATAAGTTTGAAGAACTGTTCAAGACAAAAGCTCAGGGCCCTGCACTTGACCTCATCTGTTCCAAGAACAAGACAGCTCAAAAGGCTGCCAGCAAGGTTACCCTGTTGGAAGCCAATCGTGCCAAGAATCTGGCAATCACCCTGCGCAAGGCTGGCCGCTCAGCTGAGGAGATCTGCAGGGCCATCCACAC GTTTGACCTACAGACGCTGCCTGTGGATTTCGTGGAGTGCCTGATGCGCTTCCTGCCGACAGAGGCTGAGGTGAAGCTGCTGCGGCAGTACGAGCGGGAGCGGCAGCCCCTGGAGGAGCTGGCGGCCGAGGACCGGTTCATGCTTCTCTTCAGCAAGGTGGAACGGCTGACCCAGAGGATGGCGGGCATGGCTTTCCTGGGTAACTTCCAGGACAACCTGCAGATGCTCACTCCG CAACTCAATGCCATCATCGCAGCCTCTGCCTCAGTCAAGTCCTCACAGAAACTGAAGCAGATGTTGGAG ATCATACTTGCACTGGGGAACTACATGAATAGCAGCAAGCGGGGAGCGGTGTATGGCTTTAAGCTCCAGAGCCTGGACCTG CTGCTGGACACCAAGTCCACTGACAGGAAGATGACCTTGCTACATTTCATCGCCTTGACAGTGAAGGAGAAATACCCAGAGCTGGCCAACTTCTGGCATGAACTGCACTTTGTGGAGAAGGCTGCGGCAG TGTCCCTGGAGAACGTGCTGCTGGACGTTAAGGAGCTGGGCCGGGGCATGGAGCTGATTCGACGTGAGTGCAGCATACACGACCACAGTGTCCTGCGGAGCTTCCTCGGCACCAATGAAGGCAAACTGGACAAGCTGCAGCGTGATGCCAAGACAGCTGAG GAGGCCTACAATGCTGTTGTTCGCTACTTTGGTGAGAGTCCCAAGACCACACCTCCTTCTGTGTTCTTCCCAGTCTTTGTCCGGTTCATTCGTTCTTACAAG GAAGCGGAGCAGGAGAATGAAGCGCGCAAGAAACAAGAGGAGGTCATGCGGGAGAAGCAGCTGGCGCAGGAAGCCAAGAAACTGGATGCCAAG TCTCCGTCCCAGCGGAACAAGTGGCAGCAGCAGGAACTGATTGCAGAGTTGAGGCGGCGCCAAGCCAAGGAGCACCGGCCTGTTTACGAAGGGAAAGATGGTACCATTGAGGACATTATCACAG TGCTGAAGAGTGTCCCTTTCACGGCCCGCACTGCCAAGCGGGGCTCGCGCTTCTTCTGTGATGCAGCCCATCATGATGAGTCAAACTGTTAG